From Pseudomonas sp. stari2, a single genomic window includes:
- a CDS encoding class I SAM-dependent methyltransferase: protein MKDQVHHSAAAGYKTAAETYVKGRPDYPPAVTEWLTTTLELNARKTVIDLGAGTGKFTGRLVATGAQVIAVEPVAQMLEKLSANWPDVLAVSAMATDLPLPDASVDAVVCAQAFHWFASTEALDEIARVLKPGGKLGLIWNLRDTKVGWVPKLDAIVNALEGDTPRYYTGAWRKVFPHPAFGPLQAEHFYHGHTGSPEDVIFNRVRSTSFIAALPDAERARVDEQLRALIASDPELRGRDVMTVPYETAAFVAVKGG from the coding sequence ATGAAAGATCAGGTTCACCACTCCGCTGCCGCCGGTTACAAGACCGCTGCCGAAACCTACGTCAAAGGACGGCCGGACTATCCGCCGGCGGTGACCGAATGGCTGACGACAACCCTGGAGCTGAACGCCCGCAAGACCGTTATCGACCTCGGAGCCGGCACCGGCAAGTTCACCGGACGATTGGTGGCGACCGGTGCCCAGGTGATTGCCGTGGAGCCGGTGGCGCAGATGCTGGAGAAACTGTCTGCCAACTGGCCCGATGTCTTGGCCGTCAGCGCCATGGCGACGGATCTGCCGCTGCCCGACGCCTCGGTTGATGCGGTGGTCTGCGCTCAGGCCTTTCACTGGTTCGCCAGCACCGAGGCGCTGGACGAAATCGCCCGGGTGCTCAAGCCCGGCGGCAAACTCGGGCTGATCTGGAACCTGCGCGATACCAAGGTTGGCTGGGTGCCCAAGCTCGATGCGATCGTCAACGCTCTGGAAGGCGACACGCCGCGTTACTACACAGGCGCGTGGCGCAAGGTGTTCCCGCACCCGGCGTTCGGGCCGTTGCAGGCCGAGCATTTTTATCACGGCCATACGGGCTCGCCGGAAGATGTGATTTTCAATCGGGTGCGTTCCACCAGTTTCATCGCAGCGCTGCCAGATGCAGAGCGTGCACGGGTCGATGAACAGTTGCGGGCTTTGATCGCGTCCGATCCCGAACTGCGAGGCCGGGATGTGATGACCGTGCCCTACGAGACTGCCGCGTTCGTGGCGGTGAAGGGCGGCTAG